The genomic window GCGTCTCCACGCCGGTGAGCACGGCGTCGGCCATGTCGTAGCCGCGGATCTTGCGGGCGAACGCGGGCAGGGCCTCGCGCATGGCGGCGGTGGCGTAGGCGGGCAGGGCCTCGTCCATGCTGGCCGGGGTCACGCCGGGCTGGTAGGACGGCTGCACGGTGCCCAGCGCCGTGGATGCGCGGCGCGCCAGGAAGTCGCCCACGCGCTGCGCCGGGGCGTTGTAGTTGCCGCCGCCCAGCTCGAAGGCGCGCGATTCGAGCTGGCGCTGCAGCACGATGCCGGCGAGAGGGTGCGTCTGGCCCGCGGGCAGCGCCTCCACGCCATGGGTGGCGCCCAGCAGGGCCTCGAACGCGGCGGGCTCGCGCGGGTAGTCGGCCGGCTCCACGCCCACCACCAGGCCGGCGTTGGCGTTGCGCTCGGCGCGCGAATACTGGCTCATGCCGTTGGTCACCACGCGCCCGGGCTCGCTGGTGGCGGCCACCACGGTGCCGCCGGGGCACATGCAGAAGCTGTACACGGTGCGGCCGCCGCCGGCATGGTGCACCAGCTTGTAGTCCGCCGCGCCCAGCAGCGGGTGGCCCGCGTCCTGGCCCCAGCGCGCGCGGTCGATCACGCTTTGCGGGTGCTCGATGCGCACGCCGATGGAGAACGGCTTGGCCTGCATGGCGACGCCGCGCGCATGCAGCATGGCAAAGCTGTCGCGCGCGCTGTGGCCCAGGGCGATGACGGCGTGGGACGTGGCCAGCTCGTAGTCCTGCCCGGTGCGCAGGTCGTGCACGCGCAGGGCACGAAGGTGGCGGCCCTGCAGCAGCACGTCGTCCACGCGCTGCTCGAAGCGCACCTCGCCGCCCAGGGCGATGATCTGCGCGCGCAGTGCCTGCACCATCTTCACCAGCCGGAAGGTGCCGATGTGCGGGTGCGCGGCATACAAAATCTCGGGCGGCGCGCCGGCGTCCACGAACTCCTGCAGCACCTTGCGCCCCAGGTGGCGCGGGTCCTTGATCTGGCTGTAGAGCTTGCCGTCGGAGAACGTGCCCGCGCCGCCCTCGCCGAACTGCACGTTGCTCTCGGGATCAAGCACGCGCCGGCGCCACAGGCCCCAGGTGTCCTGCGTGCGCTCGCGCACCGCCTTGCCGCGCTCCAGCACGATGGGCCGAAAGCCCATCTGCGCCAGCACCAGCGCGGCAAAGATGCCGCACGGGCCGAAGCCCACCACCACGGGGCGCTCGGCGCCCGTGCCCGGCGCCTGGCCCACGGGGCGCCAGGCCATGTCGGGCGTGGGCTGGATGTGCGGGTGGCCGGCGTGGCGCGCCAGCACATCCTGCTGCGGCACGCCAGCGGCCAGCGCCACGTCCACGATGTACACGGCCAGCAGCTCGGCCTTGCGCGCGTCGAAGCTGCGCTTGTGCACGTGCAGCGTGGCGATGGCCTGCGGCGCGATGCCCAGCGCCTGTGCGGCCAGGGCGCGCAGGGCGGCTTCGGGGTGTTGTTCGGGCTCCAGGGGCAGCGCGGCCAGGGGCAGGCGCAGTTCGGACAGACGCAGCATGGCTTGTGGCGATCAAGCAAAAGGGGACGAGGCGAAGGTTGGCTTCAGTGTGGGTTGATATGAAAAATGGCTGTAGCTGGCAACAACTGTGCGCGACAAGCTATCAAATGCATAGTTTCATGGGCCAGCTGCGCCTGCAGCAGCGGTACGGCCTCGCGCGCGTGGCGCTGGCATGGTGCGGTGATTGTGCCTTGCGCGCTTGACGCAAAAAAACCCGGCGAGCCGGGCTTATGCAAGGGGGCGCGGGGCCGTTTCAGCGCGGCTGCGGCTCGACCTCCCGGGTTCAGCGCTCGATCAGGCGCTTGCGCAGGTCAGTGCAGCGCAGTCAGCTATGGTTTTGATAGACATGGTTGGCATCGGTGGAGTCTCCTGAGGTGGCCCGCGGCCGATTCTGGCAGCATAACTTGCCGGCTTGGCGTTTCTGGCGCCGGCTGGGCAAGACCCTGGGCGCGTGGGCGCCCAACACACACAGGAGTTGATATGTTCAAGCAATCTTGGCGGGCGGCTGGTGTGGCCCTGGCGCTGTGGGGCCTGGCGGGCCTGGGCAACCAGGCCGCGGCGCAGGTCATCGTGGACACGGCGCAGGTGCAGGAGGCCCTCAAGCGGCCCGTGCAGGTGTGGGACGTGCGCGGCGACAAGGACTTTGCCAAGGGCCATCTGCCCGGCGCGCTGTCGGTGGGCGACGCGGCGGCGGTGCTGCGCGACGCCAACACCGAGGATTTCATCGCCACGGCGCAGATCGCCAGGATTCTGGGCGCCGCCGGCATTGACCCGGCGAAGGAGACCGTGGTGTATGGCAGCCGCGGCACCTGGAACCCGTACTTCGGCCGTTACGCGCTGCGCTATTTCGGCGGCACCAAGGTCAGTGTCTACCACGAGGGCATCGAAGGCTGGCAGGCGGCGGGCGGGCCGGTCGAGGCCGGCGCGGCCAAGCCCACGCCCATCGCGCTGACACTGGCGCCCAACCCGGCGGTGGCCGTCAGCACGCAGGAGGTGCTGGCGCGCCTGGGCAAGCCGGACATGCAGATCGTCGACGCGCGCACGCCCAAGGAGTTTGCCGGCGCCGACATCCGCGCGCTGCGCGGCGGGCACATCCCGGGCGCGGTCAACATCCCCTACGAGATGAACTGGAGCGACCCCGAGACGCTGCAAAAGCTGGCGCAAAAGAGCGTGGGCGACAACCGCGGCATGTCGTTGAAGGCGCCGCCCGAGCTGCAGGCGCTGTACGCCAGGCTCGACCCGGACAAGGAGACCGTGGTGTATTGCCAGTCCGGCGCGCGCGCCAGCGAGACGGCGGGCGTGCTGGAGCAGCTGGGCTTCAGGAACGTGAAGGTGTACGACTCGTCCTGGCTGGGCTATGGCAACAAGCTGGACGCGCCGGCCGAGAACGAGACGACCTTCAACGTGGGCGCGCTCAACGGGCGCATCGCGGCCATGCAAAAGCGCATCGACACGCTGGAAAAGGAACTGGCGGCCAAGAAGTGAACCGGCGCGTCGGCGCAGCGACGGGCCAACGTCCTTCAGAACGTCTCGTCCGGCCCCAGATAGCGCCACTGCCCCACCGGCAGCTGCCCCAGCTGCACGCGCCCGATGCGGATGCGCTTGAGGCCGGTGACGTGCAGGCCGACCTGCTCGCACATGCGGCGGATCTGGCGCTTCTTGCCCTCGCGCAGCACGAAGCGCAGCTGCTCGGGGTTTTGCCAGTCCACCTGCGCGGGCTTGAGGGGCTGGCCGTCCAGCGCCAGGCCGTGGCGCAGGCGCGCCAGCTGAGCGGGCGGGAAGACGGCCTGCACGTTGGTGGCCACCTCGCCCAGGCTCACGCGCACCAGGTATTCCTTGTCCACGCTGGAGTCCTCGCCGATCAACTGGCGCGCCACGCGGCCGTCCTGCGTCAGCACCAGCAGGCCCACCGAGTCGATGTCCAGCCGCCCGGCGGGCGCCAGGCCGCGCAGCTGGGTGGGCGTGAAGCGCTGGCGTGACGCGTCGCCGCGCCAATGGCTGCGTGCGTTGACCAGCGTGACCGCCGGCTGGTGCCCGTCCTCGGCCTGGCCGCTGACGTAGCCCATGGGCTTGTGCAGCAGGATGGTGACGCGCTCGGCCTGCGCGGCGTCGGCGCGGCGGTCCACGGCGACCTGGTCCTGCGCCGACACCTTCAGCCCCATCACGGCCACCTGGCCGTTCACGCGCACCCAGCCGCGCTCGATCCATTCGTCGGCCTCGCGGCGCGAGCACAGGCCCAGCTCGGCCAGGCGCTTGTTCAGCCGCACGGTGCCGGCGCCGCCTTGCGGTGCGGGGCTGCCACCCGCGGGAGCCGGCGCGCGCCGCCAGCGGGGGGTGGTGGATGGGGAATCGGGCATGAGTCGATTGCTATTTTAAATATAGCTTGCTGGGCTTGTTTGGTGGGGGCTGGAACCCGATTTTATGAAAAACCTGGGCTGTCAGAAGTCCTCGCGGTGCAGGGCATCGAGCTGCAGGATGCGCAGGCCGCCGTACTCGATGCGCAGCACGCCGCGCGCTTCCAGCGCGGCCAGCGCCTCGTTCACGCGCTGGCGCGACAGGCCCACCAGGTAGGCCAGCTCCTGC from Burkholderiaceae bacterium includes these protein-coding regions:
- a CDS encoding FAD-dependent oxidoreductase — encoded protein: MLRLSELRLPLAALPLEPEQHPEAALRALAAQALGIAPQAIATLHVHKRSFDARKAELLAVYIVDVALAAGVPQQDVLARHAGHPHIQPTPDMAWRPVGQAPGTGAERPVVVGFGPCGIFAALVLAQMGFRPIVLERGKAVRERTQDTWGLWRRRVLDPESNVQFGEGGAGTFSDGKLYSQIKDPRHLGRKVLQEFVDAGAPPEILYAAHPHIGTFRLVKMVQALRAQIIALGGEVRFEQRVDDVLLQGRHLRALRVHDLRTGQDYELATSHAVIALGHSARDSFAMLHARGVAMQAKPFSIGVRIEHPQSVIDRARWGQDAGHPLLGAADYKLVHHAGGGRTVYSFCMCPGGTVVAATSEPGRVVTNGMSQYSRAERNANAGLVVGVEPADYPREPAAFEALLGATHGVEALPAGQTHPLAGIVLQRQLESRAFELGGGNYNAPAQRVGDFLARRASTALGTVQPSYQPGVTPASMDEALPAYATAAMREALPAFARKIRGYDMADAVLTGVETRTSAPLRIDRGEDFQSLNTPGLFPAGEGAGYAGGILSAGVDGIKVGEAVACALLGLPLPSSGARGSGGAA
- a CDS encoding sulfurtransferase → MFKQSWRAAGVALALWGLAGLGNQAAAQVIVDTAQVQEALKRPVQVWDVRGDKDFAKGHLPGALSVGDAAAVLRDANTEDFIATAQIARILGAAGIDPAKETVVYGSRGTWNPYFGRYALRYFGGTKVSVYHEGIEGWQAAGGPVEAGAAKPTPIALTLAPNPAVAVSTQEVLARLGKPDMQIVDARTPKEFAGADIRALRGGHIPGAVNIPYEMNWSDPETLQKLAQKSVGDNRGMSLKAPPELQALYARLDPDKETVVYCQSGARASETAGVLEQLGFRNVKVYDSSWLGYGNKLDAPAENETTFNVGALNGRIAAMQKRIDTLEKELAAKK
- a CDS encoding rRNA pseudouridine synthase yields the protein MPDSPSTTPRWRRAPAPAGGSPAPQGGAGTVRLNKRLAELGLCSRREADEWIERGWVRVNGQVAVMGLKVSAQDQVAVDRRADAAQAERVTILLHKPMGYVSGQAEDGHQPAVTLVNARSHWRGDASRQRFTPTQLRGLAPAGRLDIDSVGLLVLTQDGRVARQLIGEDSSVDKEYLVRVSLGEVATNVQAVFPPAQLARLRHGLALDGQPLKPAQVDWQNPEQLRFVLREGKKRQIRRMCEQVGLHVTGLKRIRIGRVQLGQLPVGQWRYLGPDETF